Genomic segment of bacterium:
GGACCTCGAAGGGCGTTTCAAGTCCGGCCGGTACTACGCGCCCCCGGTGCGTCGGACGTACATTCCGAAGGGCGACGGCAAGACCAAGCGACCCATCGGCATACCGAGCTTCGAGGACAAGGTACTTCAGCGAGCGGTGACGATGGTGCTCGAGGCGGTGTACGAGGAGGACTTTGTGGACTGCTCGTACGGGTCTCGGCCCGGGCGCTCGGCGCACGATGCGCTCGGGGCCTTGTGGCGTGGCCTCATGGAGGTGGGTGGGGGCTGGGTTCTGGAATTGGACATCAAGAGCTACTTCGACACCTTGGAACATTCCCGCCTTCGGGCGATTCTGGACCAGAGGGTGCGGGATGGAGTCATCCGTCGCACCATCGACAAGTGGCTGGCCGCCGGGGTGTGGGAGGAGGGACGTGTGAGCCATCCCACGACCGGCACGCCGCAAGGCGGGGTGGTTTCGCCGCTGATGGCGAACGTCTACCTCCACGAGGTACTGGACGTGTGGTTTGCGAAGGACGTGAAGCCCCGGCTGCGAGGCCGGGGATTCATGGTCCGTTACGTAGACGACGCGGTGCTGGTGTTCTCGAACGAGGCGGACGCTCGCGAGGCGAAGGACCTGCTGGCGAAGCGGTTTTCCCAGCACGGCCTGAGCCTCCACCCGGACAAGACCCGTCTGATCGAGTTCCGACCGGATCGACCGGGAGGGGATCGAACGGGCGGACCTCGAAGCTTCGACTTTCTCGGCTTCACGCATCACTGGGGCCTGGGCAAGAAGGGGCGCTGGGTGGTGAA
This window contains:
- the ltrA gene encoding group II intron reverse transcriptase/maturase, whose protein sequence is MTGTPSPEGVSTRLQRIAMLAQEDPERSFLTLAHHIDVDLLREAFRRTRKDGAAGVDGETAAEYRKDLEKRLEDLEGRFKSGRYYAPPVRRTYIPKGDGKTKRPIGIPSFEDKVLQRAVTMVLEAVYEEDFVDCSYGSRPGRSAHDALGALWRGLMEVGGGWVLELDIKSYFDTLEHSRLRAILDQRVRDGVIRRTIDKWLAAGVWEEGRVSHPTTGTPQGGVVSPLMANVYLHEVLDVWFAKDVKPRLRGRGFMVRYVDDAVLVFSNEADAREAKDLLAKRFSQHGLSLHPDKTRLIEFRPDRPGGDRTGGPRSFDFLGFTHHWGLGKKGRWVVKRKTAGSRMGRTLKRLNRWCRRYRHHPVVWQHERLSKALRGWDNYYGYASNQRSLKVLRYELTRVWRKWLSRRTRGAPITWKRFNRFLVRFPLPAPVLHCRGWHLAANPSC